A region from the Prevotella melaninogenica genome encodes:
- a CDS encoding RHS repeat domain-containing protein codes for MKLNKAKLGGRSSHTYEYDELSRLIHASGKAKHASYDMVMSFGRMSEPLTKVQKVDSTTTAKSYDFAYKYEDSNHPTAPTQIGHDHYTYDANGNPTLVTNDSTNTTREMYWDEDNRLMVLSDNGKTSRYTYNAAGERIMKSYGTMEGVYINGAPQGITFHETDNFTLYPASILSVNKNRFTKHYFLGDKRVASRIGTGLFNNVYGRNGSYVTAGQQDYAERMNQIQKQKEAYYKQQGIAPGVPTMKGAYGDPENTKRGYNSIIDTLGNHDVPQGWIQTPRPNTTPNTNPGPPVSWNDPSNPDDPQAGYGYIPNDTTKEETFFYHSDHLGSTSYITDDKANITQYDAYLPYGELLVDEHSSSEDLPYKFNGKELDEETGLYYYGARYMDPKISLWYGSDPLSEEYENVSTFVYCHGNPICLFDPDGQGDYYTNGGVWLGSDQKKDNFVYTASGVHQSKDKNGSMVNVFENPQKLSISHSKFISQSSTVYGESSAYRVRDKKSEPSEDLKKEMYAIASVHQRNSKAYGISSEPAKDFRSKSAKERNDLPLMRTAIAAEINALKNGIDYSYGATMWDGAEQAQFSENEQRKSNGHFEIHMNTMGWNISPKHYAQWKNNIGKSFKAPMIRAARDSFYNSVTKKSNPNPNAGKMRLQSTAVYGRTIFWKTN; via the coding sequence ATGAAACTCAACAAGGCGAAGCTGGGAGGAAGGAGTTCGCATACGTATGAGTATGACGAGCTGAGCCGCCTTATTCATGCCAGCGGTAAGGCAAAGCATGCATCGTATGATATGGTGATGTCGTTCGGACGGATGAGTGAGCCGCTGACAAAAGTTCAGAAGGTGGACTCAACGACAACTGCTAAGTCTTATGACTTTGCTTATAAGTACGAGGACAGTAATCATCCGACGGCTCCAACACAGATTGGTCACGACCATTACACATACGATGCCAACGGTAATCCAACACTGGTAACAAACGACTCAACGAACACTACCCGCGAGATGTACTGGGATGAAGACAACCGTCTGATGGTACTCTCTGATAATGGCAAGACGAGCCGTTATACCTACAATGCTGCTGGTGAACGCATCATGAAGAGTTACGGTACGATGGAGGGTGTGTATATCAATGGTGCACCACAGGGTATCACGTTCCACGAGACGGACAACTTCACGCTTTATCCTGCAAGTATCCTCTCTGTAAACAAGAATCGCTTTACGAAACATTACTTCCTTGGTGACAAACGAGTTGCTTCAAGGATAGGAACAGGTCTGTTTAACAACGTCTATGGACGCAACGGCTCATACGTAACGGCTGGTCAGCAGGACTATGCTGAACGCATGAATCAGATTCAGAAGCAGAAAGAGGCTTATTATAAACAGCAGGGCATTGCACCTGGTGTACCTACAATGAAGGGCGCGTATGGTGATCCGGAGAATACAAAACGAGGGTATAACTCTATCATTGACACACTCGGTAACCACGATGTGCCACAAGGTTGGATTCAGACTCCACGCCCCAACACCACACCGAATACCAACCCTGGTCCACCTGTAAGCTGGAACGACCCAAGCAACCCTGATGACCCACAGGCTGGTTATGGTTACATTCCTAATGACACAACGAAAGAGGAGACCTTCTTCTATCATAGTGACCACCTCGGCTCAACGTCTTACATCACAGATGATAAAGCCAACATCACACAGTATGATGCCTACCTGCCGTACGGCGAACTGTTGGTTGATGAACATAGTAGCAGTGAAGACCTACCGTATAAGTTCAATGGCAAGGAATTGGATGAAGAAACTGGACTGTATTACTATGGTGCCAGATATATGGACCCAAAAATCTCATTATGGTATGGAAGTGATCCTCTAAGTGAAGAATATGAAAATGTATCTACTTTTGTATATTGTCATGGGAATCCAATATGTTTATTCGACCCGGATGGACAAGGTGATTATTACACAAATGGAGGTGTATGGTTAGGCTCTGATCAAAAGAAAGATAATTTTGTTTATACAGCCAGTGGCGTCCATCAGAGTAAGGACAAAAATGGAAGTATGGTAAATGTTTTCGAAAATCCCCAGAAATTATCAATATCTCATTCCAAATTTATAAGCCAATCTTCAACAGTATATGGCGAGAGTAGTGCTTATAGAGTCCGAGATAAAAAAAGTGAACCATCGGAAGATTTGAAAAAGGAGATGTATGCAATTGCAAGTGTTCATCAGCGGAATTCAAAGGCTTATGGAATAAGTTCTGAGCCTGCAAAAGATTTTAGAAGTAAAAGTGCTAAAGAAAGAAATGATTTACCTCTTATGCGGACAGCTATTGCTGCTGAAATTAATGCACTTAAAAATGGTATAGATTATAGTTATGGTGCAACAATGTGGGATGGGGCCGAGCAAGCCCAATTCTCAGAAAATGAACAGCGTAAAAGTAATGGTCATTTTGAAATACATATGAATACTATGGGTTGGAATATTTCTCCAAAACATTATGCTCAGTGGAAAAATAATATTGGTAAATCATTCAAAGCACCTATGATTCGTGCTGCACGGGATTCTTTTTATAACTCAGTAACAAAGAAGTCAAATCCTAACCCTAATGCGGGAAAAATGCGGTTACAATCCACTGCTGTATATGGTAGAACAATATTTTGGAAAACAAATTAA
- a CDS encoding RHS repeat-associated core domain-containing protein, which translates to MYWDEDNRLMVLSDNGKTSRYTYNAAGERIMKSYGTMEGVYINGAPQGITFHETDNFTLYPASILSVNKNRFTKHYFIGDKRVASRIGTGLFNNVYGRNGSYVTAGQQDYVERMNQIQKQKEAYYKQQGIAPGVPTMKGAYGDPENTKRGYNSIIDTLGNHDVPQGWIQTPRPNTTPNTNPGPPVSWNDPSNTDDPQAGYGYIPNDTTKEETFFYHNDHLGSTSYITDDHANITQYDAYLPYGELLVDEHSSSEDMPYKFNGKELDEETGLYYYGARYMDPKISMWLGVDPLTEKYISVSGYVYCIGNPIRFVDPNGCWHWEKNGNLHADRKDNTKTLAQFLGTSQKDVLQILNRNNIRTTKGGNIAVRNLSKLSLDKGSLYTVKADLSGTVLEQTPNLNIVAPESAKGAQQDQLAISHYYFGNGEPADVGDIATNLLINTKTFQDNLKAVTTKVRDKNSFDVDMTALVFHIGKTGVSYAVHPGKQTSHVDFTLFRKPNYVDGFRDPLDLGFELGGTPYDYKARTVTYYFKPVLTTKK; encoded by the coding sequence ATGTATTGGGATGAGGACAACCGCTTGATGGTACTCTCTGATAATGGCAAGACGAGTCGTTACACTTACAATGCTGCTGGCGAACGCATCATGAAAAGTTACGGAACGATGGAGGGTGTGTATATCAATGGTGCACCGCAGGGAATCACGTTCCACGAAACGGATAACTTCACGCTCTACCCAGCAAGTATCCTCTCAGTCAATAAGAATCGTTTTACAAAGCATTACTTCATTGGTGACAAACGAGTTGCTTCAAGGATAGGGACGGGTCTCTTCAATAACGTTTACGGGCGTAACGGCTCATACGTAACGGCTGGTCAGCAGGATTATGTTGAACGTATGAATCAGATTCAGAAGCAGAAAGAGGCTTATTATAAGCAGCAGGGCATTGCACCTGGTGTACCTACAATGAAGGGTGCGTATGGTGACCCAGAGAATACAAAACGAGGGTATAACTCTATCATTGACACACTCGGTAACCACGATGTGCCACAAGGCTGGATTCAGACTCCACGCCCTAACACCACACCGAATACCAACCCTGGTCCACCTGTAAGCTGGAACGACCCGAGCAATACTGATGACCCACAGGCTGGTTATGGCTATATACCAAACGACACCACGAAGGAGGAAACCTTCTTCTACCATAATGACCACCTTGGCTCAACGTCTTACATCACAGACGATCATGCCAACATCACTCAGTATGATGCTTATCTGCCATACGGTGAACTGTTGGTTGATGAGCATAGTAGCAGCGAGGACATGCCCTACAAGTTCAATGGCAAGGAATTGGATGAAGAAACTGGACTGTATTACTATGGTGCCAGATACATGGATCCCAAAATCTCCATGTGGTTAGGGGTAGACCCGTTAACGGAAAAATATATAAGTGTGAGTGGATATGTTTATTGCATTGGAAATCCTATAAGATTTGTTGATCCTAATGGATGTTGGCATTGGGAAAAAAATGGTAATTTGCATGCTGATAGAAAAGATAACACCAAAACTTTAGCACAATTCCTTGGAACAAGCCAGAAGGATGTTCTGCAGATATTAAATAGAAATAATATTAGAACAACTAAAGGTGGTAATATTGCTGTTAGAAATTTAAGTAAACTTTCATTAGATAAAGGTTCATTATATACCGTAAAAGCAGATTTAAGTGGTACAGTGTTAGAGCAAACGCCAAATTTAAATATTGTTGCTCCAGAAAGTGCTAAAGGGGCTCAACAGGATCAATTAGCAATTAGTCATTATTATTTTGGAAATGGAGAGCCTGCCGATGTCGGAGATATTGCAACAAATCTTTTGATAAATACAAAAACTTTTCAAGACAATCTTAAAGCCGTAACAACAAAAGTAAGAGATAAGAATAGCTTTGATGTAGATATGACAGCCTTAGTGTTTCATATAGGAAAAACTGGCGTATCATATGCAGTTCATCCCGGCAAACAAACGAGTCATGTTGATTTTACATTGTTTAGAAAACCTAATTATGTTGATGGCTTTAGAGATCCTCTTGATTTAGGATTTGAATTAGGTGGGACACCATATGATTACAAAGCAAGGACAGTAACATACTATTTCAAACCTGTATTAACAACAAAAAAATGA
- a CDS encoding RHS repeat-associated core domain-containing protein, whose product MASVADIRTYVYGATYDSWNRVQTMTYPDGEVVTYHYNAAGQVESMTSNKQGRQSVIVDRIGYDKEGHTVYTKLGNGTETTYTYDKQRDRLQVMNLTADGQTVMENRYQYDAVDNILGITNAANPTSLTKLNKAKLGGRSSHTYEYDELNRLIHASGKAKRASYDMVMSFGRMSEPLTKVQKVDSTTTAKSYNFAYKYEDSNHPTAPTQIGHDHYTYDANGNPVLVTNDSTNTTREMYWDEDNRLMVLSDNGKTSRYTYNAAGERIMKSYGTMEGVYINGAPQGITFHETDNFTLYPASILSVNKNRFTKHYFLGDKRVASRIGTGLFNNVYGRNGSYVTAGQQDYAERMNQIQTQKEAYYKKVGVAPGVPTEKGAYGDPENTGVGYNAVLTELGNHDVPQGWVQTPKPNTTPNTNPGPPVSWNDPSNPDDPQAGYGYIANDTTKEETFFYHSDHLGSTSYITDDKANITQYDAYLPYGELLVDEHSSSEDLPYKFNGKEMDAETGLYYYGARYMNPVTSLWYGVDPLAEKYVSTGGYVYTLDNPVKLSDIEGLYPKNVVIFHKTPFYLPDYYTLTAPVAHLLSLVSGVQEEYVKTFM is encoded by the coding sequence ATGGCGAGCGTGGCGGATATCAGGACTTATGTCTATGGTGCTACGTATGATAGTTGGAACCGTGTGCAGACGATGACTTATCCTGACGGTGAAGTGGTTACCTACCATTACAATGCTGCAGGACAGGTGGAGAGTATGACGAGCAATAAACAGGGACGACAGAGCGTTATTGTTGACAGGATAGGTTACGATAAGGAGGGTCATACGGTCTATACGAAGCTCGGTAATGGCACGGAGACCACCTATACATATGACAAGCAGCGTGACCGTCTGCAGGTGATGAACCTTACGGCGGATGGTCAGACTGTGATGGAGAACAGGTATCAGTATGATGCTGTGGATAATATCCTCGGTATTACGAATGCTGCCAACCCAACGTCGCTGACGAAACTCAATAAGGCGAAGCTGGGAGGAAGGAGTTCGCATACGTATGAGTATGATGAGCTGAACCGTCTTATTCATGCAAGCGGTAAGGCTAAGCGTGCATCGTATGATATGGTGATGTCGTTCGGACGGATGAGTGAACCGCTGACAAAGGTACAGAAGGTGGACTCAACGACGACTGCCAAGTCTTATAACTTTGCTTATAAGTATGAGGACAGTAACCACCCGACAGCTCCAACGCAGATTGGTCACGACCATTACACATACGATGCCAACGGTAATCCTGTGTTGGTGACAAATGACTCAACGAACACTACCCGTGAGATGTATTGGGATGAGGATAACCGCCTGATGGTCTTAAGCGATAACGGTAAGACAAGCCGATACACTTACAATGCTGCTGGTGAACGCATCATGAAGAGTTACGGTACGATGGAAGGTGTGTATATTAATGGTGCACCGCAAGGTATTACCTTCCATGAGACGGATAACTTCACGCTCTATCCTGCAAGTATCCTCTCTGTAAATAAGAATCGCTTTACAAAGCATTACTTCCTTGGTGACAAACGAGTTGCTTCAAGGATAGGAACAGGTCTGTTTAACAACGTCTATGGACGCAACGGTTCATACGTAACGGCTGGTCAGCAGGACTATGCTGAACGCATGAATCAGATTCAGACACAGAAAGAGGCGTATTATAAGAAGGTGGGTGTAGCCCCTGGTGTACCAACAGAGAAGGGTGCGTATGGTGATCCGGAGAACACGGGTGTAGGGTATAATGCCGTCCTCACTGAACTCGGCAACCATGATGTGCCACAGGGTTGGGTACAGACTCCGAAGCCGAACACCACACCAAATACCAACCCCGGTCCACCTGTAAGCTGGAACGACCCGAGCAACCCTGATGACCCGCAGGCTGGTTATGGTTACATTGCTAACGACACAACGAAAGAGGAGACCTTCTTCTATCATAGTGACCACCTCGGCTCAACGTCTTACATCACAGATGATAAAGCCAACATCACACAGTATGATGCCTACCTGCCATACGGTGAACTGTTAGTTGATGAGCATAGCAGCAGTGAAGACCTGCCATATAAGTTCAATGGTAAGGAGATGGATGCAGAGACTGGACTGTACTACTATGGCGCAAGATACATGAATCCTGTCACGAGTCTGTGGTATGGGGTGGATCCGCTGGCAGAGAAGTATGTAAGTACGGGTGGATATGTGTATACGCTGGATAATCCGGTAAAGTTAAGTGATATAGAAGGGCTTTATCCAAAAAATGTGGTTATCTTTCATAAAACACCTTTTTATCTCCCTGATTATTATACGTTAACAGCGCCAGTAGCACACCTTTTATCTTTGGTTAGCGGTGTACAAGAAGAATATGTTAAAACCTTCATGTAA
- a CDS encoding tetratricopeptide repeat protein, whose protein sequence is MGSNGFLLQEETKRIDERLSLLKAESQWNNLKLFLVKMSKKYYNESFFLTELSNVCTKLEQLEEAYEYSRKAFELNSADYLVKYNYIFALLNLDRLDEAFVIIKQIKRVSTIHIAYSKSGEGLKWAKSIKNDTKYLEGVYYLKKVYWLKPKMFYSTFKE, encoded by the coding sequence ATGGGAAGTAATGGTTTCTTACTGCAAGAGGAGACGAAGCGAATAGATGAAAGATTGTCACTTCTTAAAGCCGAATCACAATGGAATAATCTTAAACTATTCTTAGTAAAAATGTCAAAAAAATATTATAATGAATCATTCTTCTTAACGGAACTATCCAATGTTTGCACTAAGTTGGAACAATTGGAAGAAGCATATGAATATTCACGAAAAGCGTTTGAGTTGAATTCCGCAGACTACTTGGTTAAGTATAATTATATATTTGCATTGCTGAACTTGGATAGGCTAGATGAAGCTTTTGTCATTATTAAACAAATTAAACGTGTTAGTACAATACATATAGCCTATAGTAAATCTGGAGAAGGTTTAAAATGGGCTAAATCTATAAAGAATGACACGAAATATCTTGAAGGAGTATATTATCTAAAAAAGGTTTATTGGCTAAAGCCCAAAATGTTTTACTCTACATTTAAGGAATAG
- a CDS encoding RHS repeat-associated core domain-containing protein yields the protein MTYPDGEVVTYHYNAAGQVERLTSNKQGSQSVIVDRIGYDKEGHTVYTKLGNGTETTYSYDKQRDRLQVMNLTADGQTVMENRYRYDAVDNILGITNAANPTSLMKLNRAKLGGRSSHTYEYDELNRLIHASAKAKHASYDMVMSFGRMSEPLTKVQKVDSTTTAKSYNFAYKYEDSNHPTAPTQIGHDHYTYDANGNPTLVTNDSTNTTREMYWDEDNRLMVLSDNGKTSRYTYNAAGERIMKSYGTMEGVYINGAPQGITFHETDNFTLYPASILSVNKNRFTKHYFLGDKRVASRIGTGLFNNVYGRNGSYVTAGQQDYAERMNQIQRQKEAYYKQQGIAPGVPTMKGAYGDPENTKRGYNSIIDTLGNHDVPQGWIQTPKPNTTPNTNPGPPVSWNDPSNPDDPQAGYGYIPNDTTKEETFFYHSDHLGSTSYITDDHANITQYDAYLPYGELLVDEHSSSEDLPYKFNGKQFDEETGLYYYGARYMNPITSLWYGVDPLAEKYASMGGYVYTLDNPVKLVDTDGRIVSYPKNQRTKRTKVYYKKDVVSSPHGSSTAQAIMAFATSSIIVLGADDATGIGTVDDIAIPIVGLVGFGAYVYNEFVSANSSPKESIFLAAEHTKGARKSTSDKHTAHRAGSSYGQNRNSNRGDKNKKYQKKANPNKRKNGK from the coding sequence ATGACTTATCCTGACGGTGAAGTGGTGACCTATCACTACAATGCTGCTGGACAGGTTGAGCGTCTTACGAGCAATAAACAGGGAAGTCAGAGCGTTATTGTTGATAGGATAGGTTACGACAAGGAGGGTCATACGGTCTATACGAAGCTCGGTAATGGCACGGAGACTACCTATAGCTACGACAAGCAGCGTGACCGTCTGCAGGTGATGAACCTTACAGCGGACGGTCAGACTGTGATGGAGAACAGGTATCGTTATGATGCTGTGGATAATATCCTCGGTATTACGAATGCTGCCAACCCAACGTCGCTGATGAAACTCAATAGGGCGAAGCTGGGAGGAAGGAGTTCGCATACGTATGAATATGACGAGCTGAACCGCCTTATTCATGCAAGCGCTAAAGCAAAGCATGCATCGTATGATATGGTGATGTCGTTCGGACGGATGAGTGAGCCGCTGACAAAAGTTCAGAAAGTGGACTCAACGACAACTGCCAAGTCTTATAACTTTGCTTATAAGTATGAGGACAGTAACCACCCGACAGCTCCAACGCAGATTGGTCATGACCATTACACGTACGATGCCAATGGTAATCCAACACTGGTAACGAACGACTCTACGAATACTACCCGCGAGATGTATTGGGATGAGGACAACCGCCTGATGGTTTTAAGTGATAACGGCAAGACAAGCCGTTACACTTACAACGCTGCCGGTGAGCGTATCATGAAGAGTTATGGTACGATGGAGGGTGTGTATATCAATGGTGCACCGCAAGGTATTACCTTCCATGAGACGGATAACTTTACGCTTTATCCTGCAAGTATCCTCTCTGTCAACAAAAACAGATTTACGAAGCATTACTTCCTTGGTGACAAACGAGTTGCTTCAAGAATAGGAACAGGTCTGTTTAACAACGTTTACGGGCGTAACGGCTCATATGTAACCGCTGGTCAGCAGGACTATGCTGAACGTATGAACCAAATCCAACGTCAGAAGGAAGCGTATTACAAGCAGCAGGGCATTGCACCAGGTGTACCTACAATGAAGGGTGCGTATGGTGACCCAGAGAATACAAAACGAGGATATAACTCTATCATTGACACACTCGGCAACCACGATGTGCCACAGGGTTGGATTCAGACTCCGAAGCCGAACACCACACCGAATACTAACCCCGGTCCACCTGTAAGCTGGAATGACCCAAGCAACCCTGATGACCCGCAGGCAGGTTATGGCTACATTCCTAACGACACAACGAAAGAGGAAACTTTCTTCTATCACAGTGACCACTTAGGTTCAACGTCTTACATCACAGACGATCATGCCAACATCACCCAGTATGATGCTTACCTACCATACGGTGAACTGTTAGTTGACGAGCATAGCAGTAGTGAGGACCTACCGTATAAGTTCAATGGTAAACAGTTCGATGAAGAGACAGGCCTGTACTATTATGGTGCAAGGTACATGAATCCAATCACGAGTCTTTGGTATGGAGTGGATCCATTGGCAGAGAAGTATGCAAGTATGGGTGGATATGTGTATACGCTGGATAATCCGGTGAAGTTAGTGGATACTGATGGACGTATCGTAAGTTATCCGAAGAATCAACGTACAAAAAGGACAAAAGTATATTATAAAAAAGATGTTGTCTCATCTCCACATGGTTCATCCACAGCTCAAGCAATTATGGCCTTTGCGACATCTAGTATTATTGTTTTAGGTGCTGATGATGCTACAGGTATTGGAACTGTGGATGATATAGCAATACCAATAGTAGGCTTAGTCGGCTTCGGAGCATACGTCTATAATGAGTTTGTAAGCGCAAATAGCAGTCCCAAAGAGTCTATCTTCTTAGCTGCAGAGCATACAAAAGGTGCTAGAAAATCAACTAGTGATAAGCACACTGCTCATCGAGCCGGATCTTCATATGGACAGAATCGAAATAGTAACCGGGGAGACAAAAATAAAAAATATCAAAAGAAAGCAAATCCAAATAAACGTAAAAATGGGAAGTAA
- a CDS encoding DUF6078 family protein: MQIEKIPFGYASCYATDKECAKAVHCLRRQVARLYQLQPEPPTTNYCVTPAYVAQVAKGEACREFRSDAPMRYARGMRRLFDHIPKAQYHSVRYDVMNVFSSERAFYYAQKGDQLISPEQQAEITTIFNEYELPAPQFDSYEQRPDWEQ, translated from the coding sequence ATGCAGATTGAAAAAATCCCCTTCGGCTACGCCTCATGCTACGCCACAGACAAAGAATGCGCGAAAGCAGTACACTGCCTTCGCCGCCAAGTTGCCCGACTATATCAGTTGCAACCCGAACCGCCGACAACGAACTATTGCGTAACGCCCGCCTACGTAGCACAAGTAGCGAAAGGCGAAGCGTGCCGCGAGTTTCGCAGTGACGCCCCCATGCGATACGCCCGAGGCATGCGCCGACTGTTCGACCATATCCCCAAAGCGCAGTACCACAGCGTGCGCTACGATGTAATGAACGTGTTCAGCAGCGAGCGCGCTTTCTATTACGCCCAAAAGGGAGACCAGCTCATTTCGCCCGAGCAGCAGGCAGAAATAACAACAATATTCAATGAATACGAACTCCCCGCCCCGCAATTCGACAGCTACGAACAGCGCCCCGACTGGGAACAATGA
- a CDS encoding RHS repeat-associated core domain-containing protein: MASVADIRTYVYGATYDSWNRVHTMTYPDGEVVTYHYNAAGQVERLTSNKQGRQSVIVDRIGYDKEGHTVYTKLGNGTETTYTYDKQREHLQVMNLTADGQAVMENKYRYDAVDNILGITNAANPTSLTKLNKAKLGGRSSHTYEYDELNRLVHANGKAKRASYDMVMSFGRMSEPLTKVQKVDSTTTAKSYNFAYKYEDSNHPTAPTQIGHDHYTYDANGNPTLVMNDSTNATREMYWDEDNRLMVLSDNGKTSRYTYNAAGERIMKSYGTMEGVYINGAPQGITFHETDNFTLYPASILSVNKNRFTKHYFIGDKRIASRIGTGLFNNVYGRNGSYVTAGQQDYAERMNQIQTQKEAYYKKVGVAPGVPTEKGAYGDPENTGVGYNAVLTELGNHDVPQGWIQTPRPNTTPNTNPGPPVSWNDPSNPDDPQAGYGYIPNDTTKEETFFYHSDHLGSTSYITDDKANITQYDAYLPYGELLVDEHSSSEDLPYKFNGKLFDEETGLYYYGARYLNPVTSLWYGVDPLAEKYQFLGSYVYCSANPIKIIDVDGNDEFHVNGNGNIIKVVNNNSANITIVNPDGSKKYFSDYETKSILFGWGNEKNRQIIANVAGYYAKAIGIKATVGTIGEIRKDETAYYEPKDNGIWIPAGENGTPDILLKNKYNLMNTLFHEDMHFQDNHRGMGESHFLHASVVSRASSHWTFARTTQAYKGGQAIYFSQLAMNAYYNPPKDANYTKQDVLKLISNFNKTNKGNIRLYFDEKRKIMNISIDNNNLGSLRYKKSDKTMNL, from the coding sequence ATGGCGAGTGTGGCGGATATCAGGACTTATGTCTATGGTGCTACGTATGACAGCTGGAACCGGGTGCATACGATGACTTATCCTGATGGTGAAGTGGTAACTTACCACTACAATGCAGCCGGACAAGTTGAGCGTCTTACGAGCAATAAACAGGGACGTCAGAGCGTTATTGTTGATAGGATAGGTTACGACAAGGAGGGTCATACGGTTTATACGAAGCTCGGTAATGGCACGGAGACTACCTATACCTACGACAAGCAGCGTGAGCATCTGCAGGTGATGAACCTTACAGCGGATGGTCAGGCTGTGATGGAAAACAAGTATCGTTATGATGCTGTGGATAATATCCTGGGTATTACAAATGCTGCCAACCCAACATCGCTGACGAAACTCAACAAGGCGAAGTTAGGAGGAAGGAGTTCGCATACGTATGAGTATGACGAGCTGAACCGTCTTGTTCATGCAAACGGTAAGGCAAAGCGTGCATCGTATGACATGGTGATGTCGTTCGGACGGATGAGTGAACCGCTGACGAAGGTACAGAAGGTGGACTCAACGACAACAGCTAAGTCTTATAACTTTGCTTATAAGTATGAGGACAGTAACCACCCGACGGCTCCAACGCAGATTGGTCACGACCATTACACATACGATGCCAACGGTAATCCAACGCTGGTAATGAACGACTCTACAAATGCTACCCGTGAGATGTATTGGGATGAAGACAACCGTCTGATGGTACTCTCTGACAACGGCAAGACGAGTCGTTATACTTACAATGCTGCTGGTGAACGCATCATGAAGAGTTACGGAACGATGGAAGGTGTGTATATTAATGGTGCACCACAAGGCATCACGTTCCACGAAACAGACAACTTCACGCTCTACCCTGCAAGTATCCTCTCTGTCAATAAAAATCGCTTCACGAAGCATTATTTCATTGGTGACAAACGCATAGCATCAAGGATTGGAACTGGTCTGTTTAACAACGTCTATGGACGCAACGGCTCATACGTAACGGCTGGTCAGCAGGACTATGCGGAACGTATGAATCAGATTCAGACACAGAAGGAGGCATATTATAAGAAGGTGGGTGTAGCACCTGGTGTGCCAACAGAGAAGGGTGCGTATGGTGATCCAGAGAACACGGGTGTAGGTTATAATGCCGTCCTCACAGAACTCGGTAACCATGATGTGCCACAGGGTTGGATTCAGACTCCACGCCCCAACACCACACCGAACACCAACCCCGGTCCACCTGTAAGCTGGAACGACCCAAGCAACCCTGATGACCCGCAGGCTGGATATGGATACATCCCTAATGATACCACAAAAGAAGAAACCTTCTTCTATCATAGTGACCACTTAGGCAGCACGTCTTACATCACAGATGATAAAGCCAACATCACACAGTATGATGCCTACCTACCATACGGTGAGTTGTTAGTTGATGAGCACTCATCAAGTGAAGACTTACCGTACAAGTTCAACGGCAAGCTGTTCGATGAGGAAACTGGCCTATACTATTATGGTGCAAGGTATTTGAATCCAGTCACGAGTTTATGGTATGGGGTGGATCCGTTGGCGGAGAAGTATCAATTTTTAGGTTCTTATGTATATTGTAGTGCTAATCCCATTAAAATTATTGATGTTGATGGCAATGATGAGTTTCACGTGAATGGTAATGGCAATATAATTAAAGTCGTAAATAATAATTCTGCGAATATAACAATTGTTAATCCAGATGGTTCTAAGAAATATTTTTCAGATTATGAAACTAAGTCAATTTTATTTGGTTGGGGAAACGAGAAGAACAGACAAATAATTGCGAACGTTGCTGGGTATTATGCCAAAGCTATAGGTATAAAAGCGACCGTAGGCACTATAGGTGAGATAAGAAAGGATGAAACTGCTTATTATGAGCCTAAAGATAATGGTATCTGGATTCCAGCAGGAGAAAATGGCACACCGGATATTCTTCTTAAAAATAAATATAATTTAATGAATACGTTGTTTCATGAAGACATGCACTTTCAAGATAATCATAGAGGGATGGGTGAGAGTCATTTTCTTCATGCATCGGTTGTATCTCGGGCAAGTAGTCATTGGACTTTTGCTAGGACAACTCAAGCTTACAAGGGTGGTCAGGCAATTTATTTCTCACAATTAGCTATGAATGCCTATTACAATCCTCCTAAAGATGCTAATTATACCAAACAAGATGTACTTAAGCTTATATCAAATTTTAATAAAACAAATAAAGGTAACATAAGATTATATTTTGATGAAAAAAGGAAAATAATGAATATTAGTATTGACAATAATAATCTCGGATCATTGAGATATAAAAAAAGTGATAAAACAATGAACTTATAA